The following coding sequences lie in one Euhalothece natronophila Z-M001 genomic window:
- a CDS encoding NUDIX hydrolase, translating to MSSNTPKILKERLYYEGRKFSFEVNYLRLPNGAEGEWECIRHLGGALAVPMTTDGKLVLVDQYRFAVKQRLLEFPAGTVEPYEEPAETIKREIEEETGYHAKQWKTLGNFPLAPGYSDEYIYAFLATDLEKLDIPPEQDEDEDINIALYTPEELEKLIHTEEIKLDAKSITSYYLARAFFEQRSSAGSRIQFGSTDD from the coding sequence ATGTCCAGTAATACTCCTAAAATCTTAAAAGAACGTCTCTATTACGAAGGGCGAAAATTCAGCTTTGAAGTTAACTATCTTCGTCTCCCCAACGGCGCAGAAGGGGAATGGGAATGTATCCGTCACCTTGGTGGTGCATTAGCGGTTCCTATGACCACTGATGGTAAATTAGTATTAGTGGATCAATATCGTTTTGCCGTTAAACAGCGCTTATTAGAGTTTCCCGCAGGTACAGTTGAACCCTACGAAGAACCAGCAGAAACTATCAAGCGCGAAATTGAGGAAGAAACTGGCTATCATGCTAAGCAATGGAAAACTTTAGGAAACTTTCCCCTCGCCCCAGGTTATTCTGATGAATATATCTATGCCTTTCTCGCCACAGACTTAGAAAAGCTAGACATTCCCCCAGAGCAAGATGAGGATGAAGACATTAATATTGCTCTCTATACTCCAGAAGAACTGGAAAAACTTATTCACACCGAGGAGATCAAACTAGATGCCAAATCAATTACTAGCTACTATCTGGCTCGGGCTTTTTTTGAGCAACGGTCATCCGCAGGCTCCCGAATTCAGTTCGGGAGTACGGATGACTGA
- the folK gene encoding 2-amino-4-hydroxy-6-hydroxymethyldihydropteridine diphosphokinase, producing MDHHLKKAHCAIALGSNLGNSRQTLEQAINKLEQIPEISVNKVSHWYETLPVGPVQPNYFNGCALLTTTLLPLELLDNLLSIENHFGRVRRESWGARTLDLDLLLYDDLVLETPRLELPHPRMRERAFVLVPLAEIASDWIEPITESAIAQLKDAIDCSSVLKKL from the coding sequence ATGGATCATCATTTAAAAAAAGCCCACTGCGCGATCGCGCTTGGAAGTAATTTAGGAAATTCCCGACAGACTCTAGAACAAGCGATTAACAAGTTAGAGCAAATTCCTGAAATTAGTGTTAATAAGGTTTCTCACTGGTATGAAACCCTCCCTGTGGGGCCAGTGCAACCGAATTATTTCAATGGCTGTGCGCTACTAACGACTACCTTATTACCCTTAGAATTATTAGATAATTTATTAAGCATAGAAAATCATTTTGGGCGAGTGCGTCGCGAATCGTGGGGAGCGCGAACCCTTGACTTAGATTTACTATTATATGACGATTTGGTTTTAGAGACTCCAAGATTAGAACTGCCACATCCCCGCATGAGAGAACGTGCCTTTGTTTTGGTTCCCTTAGCAGAAATTGCCTCTGATTGGATCGAACCAATTACCGAAAGCGCGATCGCGCAGTTAAAAGACGCGATAGACTGTTCTAGTGTCCTTAAAAAACTTTAA
- a CDS encoding DUF1830 domain-containing protein — MAQLLDPIPTPSSDHIVCCYLNATSSIQVARITNVPNWYFERVVFPGQRLVFEALPEAILEIHTGMMASSILSDQISCSRLVVKENIESKTSSEEEGEVSLDNNENVMVGAA, encoded by the coding sequence ATGGCTCAACTCCTTGATCCCATCCCGACACCCTCTTCAGATCACATTGTATGCTGTTATCTCAATGCCACAAGCTCCATTCAAGTTGCTCGTATTACCAATGTTCCGAATTGGTACTTTGAGAGAGTCGTATTTCCTGGGCAACGTTTAGTATTTGAAGCGTTACCAGAGGCAATATTAGAAATTCATACTGGAATGATGGCAAGCTCTATATTATCTGATCAAATCTCTTGTTCTCGCCTAGTAGTGAAAGAGAACATAGAAAGCAAAACCTCCTCAGAAGAGGAGGGAGAAGTTAGTTTAGATAACAATGAAAATGTGATGGTTGGTGCCGCTTAA